From Cellulosimicrobium cellulans, the proteins below share one genomic window:
- a CDS encoding YhgE/Pip domain-containing protein, translating to MSVFPPDTAQTDPITPDVPPPAASRTRRVDARRAWTVAAAVALPLAVLGLLLWALWDPQERLDTVKAAIVNLDEPVEVEGQTVPLGRQLTAGLVSGGAASTDTGPVAVQPDPGTTNYDWVITDAADAASGLADGTYSAVVTIPEDFSAAATSFSGDASDATQATLTVETAPGGRVVDEALARIVTTTATSVLGTTLTENYVDGVLVGFTTLNEQLGEAADGADQLADGASQASDGATQLASGAGELATGAGALASGVGELGSGADRLASGAGDLATGARGVATGSRQVADGVAQSASGAGSLATGAQGLADGVAGVSGGASDLAGGLRTLDDSISAVPLPGGGSTSLPALGTRLATGSRDVAGGLAQVVAGLEQQKVQAGCAADPTSPACVALDQQLAALRPLAVGAAEVAAGNAALAGAPSGANGPTGLYALAAGVDQAAQGADRLAGGAAQAATGATGVAGGARDLSAGLGQLATGADQVADGAAQLSGGAGELSTGADGLATGVGALGSGADQLATGTQDLATGAGDLAGGVGQLADGTTELAQGLGDATEQIPSYTDAERENLSAVVADPVAAPGVEDLGTGSTGPLFAVLALWLGALAVFVAFPPVPAKLLGSTRTAGRLALAALALPAGIAAATGLVIGGVLAAVEGASVGGWVGLLAVGALASVVFVALNQALAALLGNVGRAISLLVAVLLVATGIVATVPAALTSLRDLLPVGSALRLLTSIVDPGAAGGAGDAVALVLWGLASVAVTTLVVARRRSVRVEQLLRA from the coding sequence ATGAGCGTCTTCCCGCCCGACACGGCGCAGACCGACCCGATCACCCCGGACGTGCCGCCGCCCGCCGCCTCCCGGACGCGCCGCGTCGACGCCCGGCGCGCGTGGACCGTGGCCGCCGCCGTCGCGCTGCCGCTCGCGGTGCTCGGCCTGCTGCTGTGGGCGCTGTGGGACCCGCAGGAGCGGCTCGACACGGTGAAGGCCGCGATCGTCAACCTCGACGAGCCCGTCGAGGTCGAGGGCCAGACCGTCCCGCTGGGTCGCCAGCTCACGGCCGGGCTGGTGAGCGGCGGTGCCGCCTCGACGGACACCGGGCCCGTCGCCGTCCAGCCCGACCCCGGCACGACGAACTACGACTGGGTCATCACCGACGCCGCCGACGCCGCGTCCGGGCTGGCCGACGGCACGTACTCGGCCGTCGTGACGATCCCCGAGGACTTCTCCGCGGCGGCCACGTCGTTCAGCGGCGACGCGTCCGACGCGACCCAGGCCACGCTGACCGTCGAGACGGCGCCCGGGGGGCGCGTCGTGGACGAGGCGCTCGCGCGCATCGTCACGACCACCGCGACGTCCGTGCTCGGCACGACGCTCACCGAGAACTACGTGGACGGCGTGCTTGTCGGCTTCACGACCCTGAACGAGCAGCTCGGCGAGGCCGCGGACGGCGCCGACCAGCTCGCCGACGGCGCGTCCCAGGCGAGCGACGGGGCGACGCAGCTCGCGTCCGGCGCGGGCGAGCTCGCGACCGGTGCCGGGGCGCTCGCGTCCGGCGTCGGCGAGCTCGGCTCGGGCGCGGACCGGCTCGCGTCCGGCGCGGGCGACCTCGCGACCGGGGCGCGGGGCGTCGCCACCGGGTCGCGGCAGGTCGCGGACGGGGTCGCGCAGTCCGCGTCCGGCGCGGGCTCGCTCGCGACCGGCGCCCAGGGACTGGCCGACGGCGTCGCGGGCGTCTCGGGCGGCGCGTCCGACCTTGCGGGCGGGCTCCGCACGCTCGACGACTCGATCTCGGCCGTCCCCCTCCCGGGCGGAGGGTCCACGTCGCTCCCGGCGCTCGGGACCCGGCTCGCGACGGGTTCGCGCGACGTCGCGGGCGGGCTCGCGCAGGTCGTCGCCGGGCTCGAGCAGCAGAAGGTCCAGGCGGGGTGCGCGGCGGACCCGACGTCGCCCGCGTGCGTCGCGCTCGACCAGCAGCTCGCCGCGCTGCGGCCGCTCGCGGTCGGTGCGGCCGAGGTCGCGGCGGGGAACGCCGCCCTGGCCGGGGCGCCGTCGGGCGCGAACGGGCCCACCGGGCTCTACGCCCTCGCGGCCGGGGTAGACCAGGCCGCGCAGGGTGCGGACCGGCTCGCCGGCGGGGCGGCGCAGGCCGCCACCGGCGCGACGGGCGTCGCCGGAGGAGCACGCGACCTCTCGGCCGGTCTCGGGCAGCTCGCGACCGGCGCGGACCAGGTGGCCGACGGCGCCGCGCAGCTCTCCGGCGGCGCCGGCGAGCTGTCGACGGGGGCGGACGGGCTCGCGACAGGCGTCGGGGCGCTCGGGTCGGGCGCGGACCAGCTCGCGACCGGGACCCAGGACCTGGCGACGGGTGCGGGTGACCTCGCGGGCGGCGTCGGGCAGCTCGCGGACGGCACGACCGAGCTGGCGCAGGGCCTCGGCGACGCGACGGAGCAGATCCCGTCGTACACGGACGCCGAGCGCGAGAACCTCTCGGCGGTCGTCGCGGACCCGGTGGCCGCGCCCGGCGTCGAGGACCTCGGCACCGGGTCGACCGGCCCGCTGTTCGCCGTCCTCGCGCTGTGGCTCGGCGCGCTCGCGGTCTTCGTCGCGTTCCCGCCCGTGCCCGCCAAGCTGCTCGGGTCGACGCGGACCGCGGGTCGGCTCGCCCTGGCAGCGCTCGCGCTGCCGGCGGGGATCGCGGCCGCGACCGGCCTCGTGATCGGCGGCGTCCTCGCCGCGGTCGAGGGGGCGAGCGTGGGCGGCTGGGTCGGATTGCTCGCGGTCGGGGCGCTCGCCTCGGTGGTCTTCGTCGCGCTCAACCAGGCGCTCGCCGCGCTGCTCGGGAACGTGGGGCGGGCGATCAGCCTGCTCGTCGCGGTGCTCCTCGTCGCCACCGGCATCGTTGCGACCGTCCCGGCCGCGCTCACGAGCCTGCGCGACCTGCTGCCCGTGGGCTCGGCGCTCCGCCTCCTCACGTCGATCGTCGACCCGGGCGCGGCCGGGGGCGCGGGCGACGCCGTCGCACTCGTGCTCTGGGGTCTCGCGTCCGTGGCGGTGACGACGCTCGTCGTCGCCCGCCGCCGGTCGGTCCGCGTGGAGCAGCTCCTGCGCGCCTGA
- a CDS encoding heavy metal translocating P-type ATPase, with translation MTAPAAPTPGTFVELEIGGMTCASCAMRIEKKLNRLEGVTATVNYATEKAKVTVPEGVDAATLIAEVEKTGYTAQLPRVEDPDVPAADEADDADPELTALRQRLVGAVVLSVPVIAMAMVPALQFTYWQWASLVLAAPVVVWAAWPFHRAAWTNLRHGAATMDTLISVGTSAAFLWSLYALFLGTAGEPGMTHPFTLSVAPTDGAGNIYLEVAAGVTTFILAGRYFEKRSKRQAGAALRALLELGAKDVAVLRDGAETRVPITELAVGDEFVVRPGEKIATDGTVVAGTSAVDASMLTGESVPVEVGEGDAVTGATVNAGGRLVVRATRVGGDTQLAQMARLVEDAQSGKAQVQRLADRVSAVFVPVAIAIAVGTLGAWLGAGAPASAAFTAAVAVLIIACPCALGLATPTALLVGTGRGAQMGVLIKGPEVLESTRTVDTVVLDKTGTVTTGVMTLTDVVTGPGVDRAELLRLAGALEDASEHPVARAIARGAAQEVGPLPAPTEFTNVEGKGVQGVVDGHAVLVGRESLLAEWAQHLPRELADAKARAEEQGGTAVVVGWDGRARGVLVVADAVKPTSAEAIRQLRALGLTPVLLTGDNATVARRIAAEVGIDEVIAEVLPRDKVDVVSRLQGEGKVVAMVGDGVNDAAALAQADLGLAMGTGTDVAIEAADITLVRGDLRSAADAIRLARRTLGTIKVNLFWAFAYNVAAIPLAALGLLNPMLAGAAMAFSSVFVVGNSLRLRSFRSRATSPDPTATTLTAPAARLAGV, from the coding sequence ATGACGGCACCGGCCGCCCCGACCCCGGGGACGTTCGTGGAGCTCGAGATCGGCGGGATGACGTGCGCCTCGTGCGCCATGCGGATCGAGAAGAAGCTCAACCGGCTCGAGGGCGTCACCGCGACCGTGAACTACGCGACGGAGAAGGCGAAGGTCACCGTCCCGGAGGGCGTCGACGCCGCCACGCTCATCGCCGAGGTCGAGAAGACGGGGTACACCGCCCAGCTCCCCCGCGTCGAGGACCCCGACGTCCCGGCAGCGGACGAGGCGGACGACGCCGACCCGGAGCTCACCGCGCTGCGGCAGCGCCTGGTCGGGGCCGTGGTGCTCTCGGTCCCGGTCATCGCGATGGCGATGGTCCCCGCGCTGCAGTTCACGTACTGGCAGTGGGCCAGCCTCGTGCTCGCCGCGCCCGTCGTGGTGTGGGCGGCCTGGCCGTTCCACCGCGCCGCGTGGACCAACCTGCGCCACGGCGCGGCGACGATGGACACCCTCATCTCCGTGGGGACCAGCGCCGCGTTCCTGTGGTCCCTCTACGCGCTGTTCCTCGGCACGGCCGGGGAGCCCGGCATGACGCACCCGTTCACGCTGTCCGTCGCCCCCACCGACGGCGCCGGGAACATCTACCTGGAGGTCGCGGCAGGCGTCACGACCTTCATCCTCGCCGGCCGCTACTTCGAGAAGCGGTCCAAGCGGCAGGCCGGCGCCGCGCTGCGGGCCCTGCTCGAGCTCGGGGCCAAGGACGTCGCGGTGCTGCGCGACGGCGCCGAGACCCGCGTCCCGATCACCGAGCTCGCCGTGGGCGACGAGTTCGTCGTGCGCCCCGGCGAGAAGATCGCCACGGACGGCACGGTCGTGGCCGGCACGTCCGCCGTCGACGCCTCGATGCTCACAGGCGAGTCCGTGCCCGTCGAGGTGGGCGAGGGCGACGCCGTCACCGGCGCGACCGTCAACGCGGGCGGGCGGCTGGTCGTGCGCGCGACGCGCGTCGGCGGCGACACGCAGCTCGCGCAGATGGCCCGGCTCGTCGAGGACGCCCAGTCCGGCAAGGCCCAGGTCCAGCGGCTGGCCGACCGCGTCTCGGCCGTCTTCGTCCCCGTCGCCATCGCGATCGCCGTCGGCACCCTCGGCGCGTGGCTCGGTGCGGGCGCGCCCGCCTCGGCCGCGTTCACCGCCGCGGTCGCGGTGCTCATCATCGCGTGCCCGTGCGCCCTCGGCCTCGCCACCCCGACGGCGCTGCTCGTCGGGACGGGGCGCGGCGCCCAGATGGGCGTCCTCATCAAGGGCCCCGAGGTGCTGGAGTCCACCCGCACCGTGGACACCGTGGTGCTCGACAAGACGGGCACCGTGACCACGGGCGTCATGACGCTGACCGACGTCGTCACCGGCCCCGGGGTCGACCGCGCCGAGCTCCTGCGCCTCGCCGGGGCGCTCGAGGACGCGTCCGAGCACCCGGTCGCCCGGGCGATCGCCCGGGGCGCCGCCCAGGAGGTGGGCCCGCTCCCCGCGCCCACGGAGTTCACCAACGTCGAGGGCAAGGGCGTGCAGGGCGTCGTCGACGGGCACGCCGTCCTCGTCGGCCGCGAGTCCCTCCTCGCCGAGTGGGCGCAGCACCTCCCGCGCGAGCTCGCCGACGCCAAGGCCCGCGCCGAGGAGCAGGGTGGCACGGCCGTCGTCGTCGGCTGGGACGGGCGCGCCCGCGGCGTCCTCGTGGTGGCCGACGCGGTCAAGCCCACGAGCGCCGAGGCGATCCGCCAGCTCCGCGCGCTCGGCCTCACCCCGGTGCTCCTCACCGGGGACAACGCGACCGTCGCCCGCCGGATCGCGGCCGAGGTCGGCATCGACGAGGTCATCGCCGAGGTCCTGCCGCGCGACAAGGTCGACGTCGTCAGCCGGCTCCAGGGCGAGGGCAAGGTCGTCGCGATGGTCGGCGACGGCGTGAACGACGCCGCGGCCCTCGCCCAGGCGGACCTGGGCCTCGCCATGGGGACGGGCACGGACGTCGCGATCGAGGCCGCCGACATCACGCTCGTGCGGGGCGACCTGCGCTCGGCTGCCGACGCGATCCGCCTCGCGCGGCGGACGCTCGGCACGATCAAGGTGAACCTGTTCTGGGCCTTCGCCTACAACGTCGCCGCGATCCCGCTGGCCGCGCTGGGCCTGCTCAACCCCATGCTCGCGGGCGCCGCGATGGCGTTCTCCAGCGTGTTCGTCGTGGGCAACAGCCTGCGCCTGCGGTCGTTCCGGAGCCGGGCCACGAGCCCGGACCCGACGGCCACCACCCTGACCGCGCCGGCGGCACGGCTCGCCGGCGTCTGA